CTCGTCGATCTCGGTCTCTCGCCTTCGATCGCGACGATCAAGGCCCAGGCGACGCCGATCGTCCAGAACGCGAACCTCGGCACCGGCGAAACACGAACGATCACCTTCGAGGAGTCGCAAGACTACATCACGAACCTTGATGCGATCGAGGAGGTGGTGCTCGAGGGGGTCTTTTACCTGTACGGGATTACGGACATCGGCACCGCGGTGGAATACGAGACCTTCATCGTGGTGGCGAGCATCAACGTGGCGCTCTGATCGAGCGCTTCGAGCGATCGTACCGAACGAGAGGGGCGGCGTATCGCGCGCCGCCCCTCGGTTGTTCCCCCCTCGCGGGCGCGGGTCCTACTCCGGCACGCGGATCGTGACGTAGATCGTGCTCCCCTCCCGTTCGACAAGAAGGAGCGCGACGGTCCCCTCTTTCACGTCGCCGATCGCGCGCGTGTAGTCCGCGGTCGTTCGGATCTCCCGGCTGTCGATCTCGAGAAGGACATCTCCCTCGCGAACTCCCCCCTTCGCGGCGGCGCCGCCGCGAAGAACCTCGGTCACCACGACCCCCTCGGTCCGCTCGAGCCCGAAGGCCCGGCGTGTCTCCGGCGTGATCTCGCGGACCCTCATGCCGAGCTTCTCGCGGGTCTTCTCGGCGAGAACCGGACGGGCGGTCTCGTCGTCGTCCGGCAGCTTGCCGAGGACGACGCTCACGTCCTTCTTCTTCGAGCCCCGCACGATGGAAAGATCCACCTTGGTCCCCGGAGGCGTGGCGGCGATCCGATTGCGGAACGAGCGGAGGCTCTCGACCTTCTCGCCGTTCAGGGCGACGATCACGTCCTGCCGCTCGATGCGCGCTTTCTCCGCCGGGCTGTCCTCGACCACGCTCGATATCAAGACCCCGTTCCGATCGGGGAGATCGAGCGCCTCTTGGATCTCCTTGGTGACCGGTTGGATGCCGACGCCGAGCCACCCGCGGGTCACGGAACCGCTCGCGATCAGCTCGTCCTTGATCCGCGTCACCATGTTGATCGGGATGGCGAAACCGACCCCTTGATAGCCCCCGCTTCGCGAGGCGATCGCCGTGTTGATGCCGACCACGCGTCCGTCCAGATCGACGAGCGCGCCTCCTGAGTTCCCCGGGTTGATCGCCGCGTCCGTCTGGATGAAGTCCTCGTAGTCGGCGAGGCCGACCGCGACGCGGCTCTTCGCGGAGACGATCCCCGCGGTCACCGTGTGGTTGAGCTGCTGGCTGAACGGCGAGCCGACGGCGAGAACCCACTCGCCCACCTCGAGCGCCTCCGAGTCGCCGAGTCGCGCGGCCGGCAATCCCCTCGCTTGGATCTTGATCACCGCGACGTCGCTCTTCGGATCGGTGCCGACGATCTCCGCCTCGTACTCTTCGCCGTCGGAGAGCACGACCGCGACCTCCTTGGCGTCCGAGACGACGTGGTTGTTCGTCACGATGTACCCGTCGGAGGAGACGATCACGCCCGAGCCCAGCCCGCGCTGGAGGATCTCGCCTCCCTCCTCGTCTCCGAACGGCATGCCGAAGAAGCGGAAGAACTCGTTCATGTCCGGTCCGCCGAACGATCGGGAGGTCTGGATCACGCGGCTGCTCGTGATCGTCACGACCGACGGGACGACCTCGCGCGCGACCGCCGTGAACGCTTGCCCGAGCCCCTTGGCCGACGCGATCGCCTCGCGGTCCGCGGCCGGATCGTCCGCCGCCCGCGCCGATGGGCTCGTCCCCGCCGGTTCGAGGAAGGTCCCGGCGGCGGCGAGCGCGGATGCGACGATCACCGCGAGGAGGGCCGCTTGCAGGCGCCGCCCCGTCTTTCCGGTTCGAATTCCTATGTGGCTGTCCATGACGCATCTCCTTTCGAAGCCGGGGCGGATCGCCCCGGCCGGTTCGTTCTCGTATCTCTTGTACCATGCGGGGGGCGCTCGGTTCCGGTCTTTTCCGGCGAGGGATCGAGTGGAAAAGGGGGCGGTTTCGGCTACAATCCCCCCGACGGCCCGGAAGGAGGGACGTGTGGCTCGGCGCGGTTTCTTCCTCTTGATTCTGATTCTGCTCGCCGCCGCGGCGATATTCCTCCTCGCGCGCCGCCCTCCGGCGCCCGCCTCTCCCGTGGCGGAGGTTCCCTTCGTGCTTCCGATCGCCCCCGTGGGGATCGTGTCCGAGGTCCCCGTGGAGATCGTCTGGCGGGAAGTCCCCGGCGCAAGCGGCTACGAGGTGGAGATCCTGGACGGGAGGCTGGAGCCG
This is a stretch of genomic DNA from Candidatus Eisenbacteria bacterium. It encodes these proteins:
- a CDS encoding DegQ family serine endoprotease, producing MDSHIGIRTGKTGRRLQAALLAVIVASALAAAGTFLEPAGTSPSARAADDPAADREAIASAKGLGQAFTAVAREVVPSVVTITSSRVIQTSRSFGGPDMNEFFRFFGMPFGDEEGGEILQRGLGSGVIVSSDGYIVTNNHVVSDAKEVAVVLSDGEEYEAEIVGTDPKSDVAVIKIQARGLPAARLGDSEALEVGEWVLAVGSPFSQQLNHTVTAGIVSAKSRVAVGLADYEDFIQTDAAINPGNSGGALVDLDGRVVGINTAIASRSGGYQGVGFAIPINMVTRIKDELIASGSVTRGWLGVGIQPVTKEIQEALDLPDRNGVLISSVVEDSPAEKARIERQDVIVALNGEKVESLRSFRNRIAATPPGTKVDLSIVRGSKKKDVSVVLGKLPDDDETARPVLAEKTREKLGMRVREITPETRRAFGLERTEGVVVTEVLRGGAAAKGGVREGDVLLEIDSREIRTTADYTRAIGDVKEGTVALLLVEREGSTIYVTIRVPE